The following proteins are co-located in the Paralichthys olivaceus isolate ysfri-2021 chromosome 2, ASM2471397v2, whole genome shotgun sequence genome:
- the LOC109629372 gene encoding 5'-AMP-activated protein kinase subunit gamma-1 isoform X2, whose translation MKSHRCYDLVPTSSKLVVFDTSLQVKKAFFALVSNGVRAAPLWDSKKQCFVGMLTITDFINILHRYYKSPLVQIYELEEHKIETWRELYLQDSFKPLVSINPSASLYDAVSSLLKNKIHRLPVIDPLTGNTLYILTHKRILKFLKLFISEMPKPSFLRQTLEDLNIGTFKNIAVVRADTPLYTALGIFVEQRVSALPVVDDKGRVVDIYSKFDVINLAAEKTYNNLDITVTKALQHRSQYFEGVLTCNRHETLEAIINRLVEAEVHRLVVVDEQEVVKGIVSLSDILQALVLTDGEEGTA comes from the exons ATGAAGTCTCACCGGTGTTATGACCTCGTACCTACCAGCTCCAAATTGGTTGTGTTCGACACATCGCTTCAG GTGAAGAAGGCATTCTTTGCACTTGTTTCTAATGGGGTAAGAGCAGCTCCTCTGTGGGACAGTAAGAAGCAGTGCTTTGTTG gtATGCTAACCATCACAGACTTCATTAATATTCTTCATCGCTATTACAAATCTCCATTG GTTCAGATATATGAGTTGGAAGAACACAAAATTGAAACATGGAGAG AGTTGTACCTTCAGGACTCTTTCAAGCCCTTGGTTAGCATAAATCCCAGTGCaag tTTGTATGATGCGGTATCGTCTCTGCTGAAGAACAAGATTCACAGATTGCCAGTCATCGATCCCCTGACAGGGAACACGCTCTATATTCTCACTCACAAGAGGATTCTCAAGTTCCTGAAACTTTTT ATATCAGAGATGCCAAAACCCTCATTCTTGCGTCAGACCTTAGAGGATCTGAACATCGGAACCTTTAAGAACATAGCGGTGGTCCGTGCAGACACACCGCTGTACACGGCGCTGGGTATTTTTGTTGAGCAGCGAGTGTCAGCGCTCCCCGTTGTGGACGACAAAG GTCGAGTTGTGGATATATACTCAAAATTTGACGTTATA AACCTGGCAGCAGAGAAGACGTACAACAACCTGGATATAACAGTGACCAAAGCCTTGCAGCACCGCTCTCAGTACTTTGAAGGCGTTCTGACCTGCAACAGACACGAAACCCTGGAGGCCATCATCAACAGACTGGtggaggctgag GTGCACAGGCTTGTGGTGGTGGATGAACAGGAAGTGGTGAAGGGAATCGTCTCGCTCTCAGATATTCTCCAGGCACTTGTGCTGACTGATGGAGAGGAGG GCACTGCTTGA
- the LOC109629372 gene encoding 5'-AMP-activated protein kinase subunit gamma-1 isoform X1, which translates to MECISVSTDDFEGKRDPVTEDPEHNVYTRFMKSHRCYDLVPTSSKLVVFDTSLQVKKAFFALVSNGVRAAPLWDSKKQCFVGMLTITDFINILHRYYKSPLVQIYELEEHKIETWRELYLQDSFKPLVSINPSASLYDAVSSLLKNKIHRLPVIDPLTGNTLYILTHKRILKFLKLFISEMPKPSFLRQTLEDLNIGTFKNIAVVRADTPLYTALGIFVEQRVSALPVVDDKGRVVDIYSKFDVINLAAEKTYNNLDITVTKALQHRSQYFEGVLTCNRHETLEAIINRLVEAEVHRLVVVDEQEVVKGIVSLSDILQALVLTDGEEGTA; encoded by the exons ATGGAGTGT ATTTCAGTATCGACTGATGATTTCGAGGGCAAAAGGGACCCAGTCACTGAAG ACCCAGAGCACAATGTATACACCAGGTTTATGAAGTCTCACCGGTGTTATGACCTCGTACCTACCAGCTCCAAATTGGTTGTGTTCGACACATCGCTTCAG GTGAAGAAGGCATTCTTTGCACTTGTTTCTAATGGGGTAAGAGCAGCTCCTCTGTGGGACAGTAAGAAGCAGTGCTTTGTTG gtATGCTAACCATCACAGACTTCATTAATATTCTTCATCGCTATTACAAATCTCCATTG GTTCAGATATATGAGTTGGAAGAACACAAAATTGAAACATGGAGAG AGTTGTACCTTCAGGACTCTTTCAAGCCCTTGGTTAGCATAAATCCCAGTGCaag tTTGTATGATGCGGTATCGTCTCTGCTGAAGAACAAGATTCACAGATTGCCAGTCATCGATCCCCTGACAGGGAACACGCTCTATATTCTCACTCACAAGAGGATTCTCAAGTTCCTGAAACTTTTT ATATCAGAGATGCCAAAACCCTCATTCTTGCGTCAGACCTTAGAGGATCTGAACATCGGAACCTTTAAGAACATAGCGGTGGTCCGTGCAGACACACCGCTGTACACGGCGCTGGGTATTTTTGTTGAGCAGCGAGTGTCAGCGCTCCCCGTTGTGGACGACAAAG GTCGAGTTGTGGATATATACTCAAAATTTGACGTTATA AACCTGGCAGCAGAGAAGACGTACAACAACCTGGATATAACAGTGACCAAAGCCTTGCAGCACCGCTCTCAGTACTTTGAAGGCGTTCTGACCTGCAACAGACACGAAACCCTGGAGGCCATCATCAACAGACTGGtggaggctgag GTGCACAGGCTTGTGGTGGTGGATGAACAGGAAGTGGTGAAGGGAATCGTCTCGCTCTCAGATATTCTCCAGGCACTTGTGCTGACTGATGGAGAGGAGG GCACTGCTTGA